From one Gracilibacillus salinarum genomic stretch:
- a CDS encoding glycoside hydrolase family 2 TIM barrel-domain containing protein, giving the protein MTKDWQTLSVLERNRTKARAHYIPYADQQTAKKDVRSHSDRFQLLNGKWKFAYFPTDQHVPNDVAQCDVSDWDQLYVPSNWQMHGYGIPHYTNKQYPFPIDPPHIPTENPTGVYRRTFYLNEEWEDKRVFIRFEGVDSAFHLLINGAEVGYSQGSRIPSEFAISDFVQPGENEITVKVYQWSDASYIEDQDMWWLSGIFRDVYVLARPACHVEDFFVQTVLDENYQDATLQIETVLNIDPGSDYQLQFQLFDSEDKLLKVWDTALTGRTTMTSAELANPKKWSTESPALYQLLITLKHNNQVVEVIPAQVGFRSVELKNGLMLVNGKAIKLKGVNRHDHHPDLGKAVPLEWMIEDVKLMKRHNINAVRTAHYPNDPRFYKLCNEYGLYVIDEADLECHGFEYIGQPHMISDDREWQEAYLDRMIRMVERDKNEPSIIMWSLGNESGYGQNHDAMYQWSKERDPSRLVHYEGECRTIMNASDKDPSVDPVSSDVFTTMYTDIDILENLGTKDFLKTPHIVCEYAHAMGNSPGALKEYWDTFYRYPRLQGGFVWEWMDHGIRTKTDDGTEYFAYGGDFGDQPNDSNFVMDGLVMSDHTPSPALAEYKKVLEPVYMEGFDWGEKTVNVTNRYDFISLGHLLLVWTIEVDGKVIESGSIPLEEIQPFETKKIVVPIQTGALTEDAWLNMKCVLAEDVAWARAGYEMAWSQYQVPAVDKRTPLYRAQSGFLSVTEHAQQLEIQSADFLIAFDKIKGELAKWEVRGENLLSRAPKLNVWRALIDNDIYETNQWKPVSNMSYWKQFGLHWLQHRLERLDYHISEDRKKVEVKATVRIAPPKLAWSIDTTYTYHIFASGDIRLRVQGGFNGDVPETIPRIGLQMKVPRDFQQVSWDGGGPGEAYVDSREASRQGVWSSQVADLFTNYAVPQENGNRHQVKWMTLTAEQSAGMLVIGEPDFDFSVQRYDMETIDQARHTYDLTEAEALTVNLDYKQHGLGSASCGPDVLEQYQLRPEDFSFTLRLMPYTSEDDAASLAKTVLQ; this is encoded by the coding sequence ATGACAAAAGATTGGCAAACATTATCTGTCCTGGAACGAAACCGGACAAAAGCGAGAGCACACTATATTCCTTATGCAGATCAGCAGACAGCAAAAAAGGATGTGCGCTCTCATTCAGATCGTTTTCAACTGTTGAATGGCAAGTGGAAATTTGCGTATTTTCCGACAGATCAGCATGTGCCAAACGACGTGGCTCAGTGTGATGTCAGTGATTGGGATCAGTTGTACGTGCCATCGAATTGGCAAATGCATGGCTATGGAATTCCGCACTATACGAATAAACAATATCCATTTCCAATTGACCCGCCGCATATCCCTACGGAAAATCCTACAGGGGTCTACCGGCGAACTTTTTATCTTAATGAAGAATGGGAAGACAAACGAGTATTTATTCGTTTTGAAGGTGTCGACAGTGCTTTTCATCTTCTGATCAATGGAGCGGAAGTAGGATATAGTCAAGGTAGTCGAATCCCGAGTGAATTTGCCATTTCTGATTTCGTGCAACCTGGAGAAAATGAGATTACCGTGAAGGTGTATCAATGGTCAGATGCCAGTTATATCGAAGATCAGGATATGTGGTGGCTGAGTGGAATCTTCCGGGATGTGTATGTATTGGCACGCCCAGCATGTCACGTGGAAGACTTTTTTGTCCAAACTGTGCTGGATGAGAATTATCAGGATGCTACGTTGCAGATAGAAACAGTACTCAATATCGATCCGGGCAGTGATTACCAGCTTCAATTCCAATTATTTGATTCAGAGGATAAGTTGTTGAAGGTATGGGACACAGCACTGACTGGCAGAACAACGATGACATCGGCAGAATTGGCAAATCCGAAGAAATGGAGTACCGAAAGTCCAGCATTGTATCAGCTGCTCATTACCTTAAAGCACAATAATCAGGTGGTGGAAGTGATACCGGCTCAAGTTGGCTTTCGCTCTGTTGAATTGAAAAATGGTCTGATGCTCGTAAATGGAAAAGCGATCAAATTAAAAGGTGTAAATCGTCACGATCATCATCCGGATCTCGGTAAAGCAGTACCGCTAGAATGGATGATTGAGGATGTGAAACTGATGAAACGCCACAATATTAATGCTGTCAGAACGGCGCATTATCCGAATGATCCTCGTTTTTATAAGCTGTGTAATGAATATGGGTTGTATGTGATTGATGAAGCTGATTTGGAATGTCACGGCTTTGAATACATCGGCCAGCCGCATATGATCAGTGATGATCGAGAGTGGCAAGAAGCCTATCTCGACCGGATGATCCGGATGGTAGAACGTGATAAAAATGAACCGTCGATTATTATGTGGTCATTAGGGAATGAATCTGGCTACGGACAGAATCATGATGCTATGTATCAGTGGAGCAAAGAGCGTGATCCTTCTCGGCTTGTACATTATGAAGGAGAATGCCGTACCATCATGAATGCGAGCGACAAAGATCCGAGTGTAGATCCCGTTTCTTCTGATGTGTTTACAACCATGTATACAGATATCGATATACTAGAAAATCTGGGAACGAAGGATTTCCTGAAAACACCGCATATTGTCTGTGAATATGCGCATGCGATGGGGAACAGTCCTGGTGCGTTAAAGGAATATTGGGATACATTCTATCGTTATCCAAGATTGCAAGGTGGATTTGTCTGGGAATGGATGGATCACGGGATTAGAACGAAAACAGATGATGGAACAGAATATTTTGCCTATGGTGGCGATTTTGGTGATCAGCCGAACGATTCCAATTTTGTGATGGATGGGTTGGTTATGTCTGATCATACGCCATCGCCAGCACTTGCTGAGTACAAGAAAGTACTTGAGCCTGTATATATGGAAGGTTTTGATTGGGGAGAGAAGACGGTAAATGTAACGAATCGTTATGATTTCATAAGCCTTGGGCATTTGCTGCTTGTGTGGACGATAGAAGTAGATGGCAAAGTGATCGAAAGTGGTTCAATCCCATTAGAAGAGATTCAGCCTTTTGAAACAAAAAAAATAGTGGTGCCGATTCAGACGGGAGCACTTACTGAGGATGCTTGGCTGAATATGAAATGCGTATTGGCCGAAGATGTTGCCTGGGCACGAGCAGGTTATGAAATGGCATGGTCTCAGTACCAGGTGCCTGCTGTAGATAAGCGAACACCGCTATATCGTGCACAGTCCGGCTTTTTGTCTGTTACAGAGCATGCACAGCAACTGGAGATTCAATCTGCTGACTTTTTGATAGCATTCGATAAAATAAAGGGTGAGCTTGCGAAGTGGGAGGTTCGAGGAGAGAACCTGCTATCCCGTGCACCGAAGTTAAATGTGTGGCGAGCATTAATCGATAACGACATATATGAAACGAATCAATGGAAACCAGTGAGTAACATGAGCTACTGGAAACAATTCGGTTTGCATTGGTTGCAGCATCGCCTTGAGCGGTTGGACTATCATATCAGCGAAGATCGCAAGAAAGTGGAAGTAAAGGCGACAGTCCGGATTGCACCGCCGAAATTGGCCTGGTCGATTGATACTACGTACACTTATCACATTTTTGCAAGTGGTGATATAAGGCTGCGTGTCCAAGGAGGCTTTAACGGTGATGTGCCGGAAACGATTCCGAGAATTGGTCTGCAAATGAAAGTACCACGAGACTTTCAGCAGGTGAGTTGGGATGGTGGGGGACCTGGTGAGGCTTATGTCGATAGTCGAGAGGCATCTCGTCAGGGCGTCTGGTCGAGTCAAGTAGCTGACTTGTTTACCAATTATGCGGTGCCACAGGAAAATGGTAATCGCCATCAGGTAAAATGGATGACCTTAACCGCTGAACAATCTGCTGGAATGCTTGTCATTGGCGAACCAGACTTTGATTTCAGTGTGCAACGATACGATATGGAAACGATTGATCAGGCGCGTCATACCTATGATTTAACAGAAGCAGAGGCACTGACCGTCAACCTTGATTATAAACAGCATGGGCTAGGTTCGGCGAGTTGTGGTCCAGATGTGTTAGAACAGTATCAATTACGACCAGAAGACTTTTCATTTACGCTGCGGCTTATGCCATATACTAGCGAGGATGATGCAGCTTCTTTAGCAAAAACAGTCTTGCAATAA
- a CDS encoding bifunctional 4-hydroxy-2-oxoglutarate aldolase/2-dehydro-3-deoxy-phosphogluconate aldolase, with protein sequence METLQKIYQHKLVAIIRGVAPKDVIDVTKALYEGGIRTLEITADTPKVLEIIEKVRTEFDDQMIVGAGTVLDAETARAAIMAGSQFIFSPTVDVDTIKLTKRYGIVSIPGAMTPTEILTAYENGGDLIKVFPATILGPTYLKDMKGPLPHIPLMPTGGVNLDNISEYFKVGAKAAGLGSALVRGQDNYSAADLQALTKRAQQFTAKL encoded by the coding sequence ATGGAAACCTTGCAAAAAATTTATCAGCATAAATTAGTTGCGATCATCCGTGGTGTAGCGCCAAAGGATGTGATCGACGTGACGAAGGCATTGTATGAAGGCGGTATCAGAACGTTAGAAATAACGGCAGATACACCGAAGGTATTGGAGATTATTGAGAAAGTAAGGACGGAATTTGATGATCAAATGATTGTCGGTGCTGGAACGGTTTTGGATGCGGAAACAGCACGTGCTGCAATTATGGCAGGTTCACAATTTATTTTTTCGCCAACGGTAGATGTCGATACCATTAAGCTAACCAAAAGATATGGCATCGTCAGCATTCCAGGGGCGATGACGCCAACCGAAATATTGACAGCTTATGAGAATGGCGGGGATTTAATTAAAGTGTTTCCTGCTACAATTCTTGGCCCCACCTATTTGAAAGACATGAAAGGACCGTTGCCTCACATTCCATTAATGCCAACAGGTGGTGTTAATCTCGACAATATCTCGGAATACTTTAAAGTAGGTGCCAAAGCAGCAGGCCTAGGCAGTGCGTTAGTCCGTGGCCAAGACAACTATTCAGCAGCAGATCTTCAAGCATTAACGAAGAGAGCACAACAGTTTACTGCAAAACTGTAA
- a CDS encoding sugar kinase, which translates to MDVVTIGETMALFTPETTGKMRYSSHFSRKFAGAETNVAIGLERLGFHAGWISKVGNDELGKALLSFVRGEGVDVSGVTTDDQAPTGLYFKELRTENDVRVYYYRAGSAASRITPDDIMEDYIANAKYLHLTGITPALSDSCYQAVLQAIQYAKKHQVTIVFDPNIREKLWASKEKAKEVLLQLSAQADIVLPGISEAKYLFGEQKSADYGRLFIENGAATVILKEGSKGAHYFSDNASGFVPSYPVDRVVDPIGAGDGFAAGILSGLLEGMSLERVIARGNAIGAMVTMVNGDVEGLPDLEEIAHFMKKDKEDVKR; encoded by the coding sequence ATGGATGTCGTAACAATCGGTGAAACGATGGCCTTGTTTACACCAGAAACAACAGGAAAGATGCGTTATTCATCTCATTTTTCCCGGAAGTTCGCTGGTGCCGAAACGAATGTAGCCATTGGATTAGAACGGCTGGGATTCCATGCTGGATGGATCAGCAAGGTTGGAAATGATGAGTTAGGCAAAGCGCTTCTCTCTTTTGTCCGCGGAGAAGGTGTGGATGTTTCTGGTGTAACAACGGATGATCAGGCACCAACTGGTCTGTATTTTAAAGAGCTGCGAACAGAGAATGATGTCAGGGTGTACTATTATCGGGCGGGTTCAGCAGCAAGCAGAATAACACCGGATGATATTATGGAAGACTATATTGCAAATGCGAAGTATCTTCATCTGACGGGGATTACGCCTGCTTTAAGCGACAGTTGTTATCAGGCGGTATTACAAGCGATCCAATATGCTAAAAAACATCAGGTGACAATTGTATTTGACCCGAACATTCGTGAGAAATTATGGGCATCGAAAGAAAAAGCAAAAGAAGTTCTTTTGCAGTTGTCGGCTCAGGCGGATATTGTTTTGCCTGGTATCAGTGAAGCAAAATATCTCTTTGGTGAACAGAAATCAGCGGATTATGGCAGGCTTTTTATCGAGAACGGGGCCGCTACTGTAATTTTAAAAGAAGGAAGTAAGGGTGCACATTACTTTTCTGATAATGCAAGCGGATTTGTCCCGAGTTATCCGGTAGATCGAGTGGTAGACCCGATTGGAGCAGGGGATGGCTTTGCAGCCGGTATTCTGTCAGGTTTACTGGAAGGCATGTCGCTAGAGAGAGTTATCGCCCGTGGTAATGCGATCGGGGCAATGGTGACGATGGTCAATGGAGACGTTGAGGGATTGCCGGATTTAGAAGAAATCGCCCATTTTATGAAAAAAGACAAAGAGGATGTCAAACGGTAA
- the dgoD gene encoding galactonate dehydratase, protein MKITNIETFVVPPRWCFVKVETDEGIAGWGEPVIEGKAATVETAVQELSEFLIGKDPLNIEDHWNVMYRAGFYRGGPILMSAIAGLDQALWDIKGKYFNAPVYQLLGGACRESIRVYSWIGGDRPSDVGEAAKKVVDAGFTAVKMNGTEELQYVDSYEKIDHVVERIASVREAVGPYIGIGIDFHGRVHKPMAKILAKELEVFRPMFIEEPVLPENNEALAEITKHTSIPIATGERMYSRWDFKPLFEAGYADIIQPDLSHAGGITEVKKIASMAEAYDVAVAPHCPLGPIALAACLQMDATAHNAFIQEQSLGIHYNKGNDLLDYITDHAVFHYQDGHVKIPQGPGLGIEINEEKVKELAKTGHKWRNPVWRHQDGTVAEW, encoded by the coding sequence ATGAAGATTACCAATATTGAAACGTTTGTCGTACCGCCAAGATGGTGCTTTGTGAAAGTAGAGACCGATGAAGGTATTGCGGGTTGGGGAGAGCCGGTCATTGAAGGGAAAGCAGCTACTGTCGAAACGGCGGTACAAGAGCTGTCAGAATTTTTAATTGGAAAAGATCCACTGAATATTGAAGACCACTGGAATGTGATGTATCGTGCCGGCTTCTACCGTGGTGGTCCAATATTGATGAGTGCGATTGCCGGGTTGGATCAGGCTTTATGGGATATAAAGGGTAAATATTTCAATGCACCTGTTTATCAGCTGTTAGGTGGCGCTTGTCGGGAATCTATTCGTGTGTATTCCTGGATTGGCGGTGACAGGCCAAGTGATGTTGGAGAGGCTGCTAAGAAAGTAGTCGATGCCGGCTTTACAGCAGTGAAAATGAACGGTACAGAAGAACTGCAATACGTAGACAGTTATGAAAAAATTGATCATGTAGTCGAAAGAATAGCTTCTGTCCGGGAAGCGGTTGGGCCATATATCGGTATTGGCATCGATTTTCATGGAAGGGTTCACAAACCGATGGCCAAAATACTTGCTAAAGAATTAGAAGTATTTCGTCCTATGTTTATAGAGGAGCCTGTTTTGCCGGAAAATAATGAAGCGTTAGCGGAAATAACCAAGCATACTTCCATTCCAATTGCGACTGGCGAACGGATGTATTCACGCTGGGATTTCAAACCATTATTTGAAGCTGGTTACGCTGATATTATTCAGCCTGATCTATCACATGCAGGTGGTATTACGGAAGTGAAGAAGATTGCCTCGATGGCAGAAGCTTATGATGTTGCAGTTGCACCACACTGTCCGTTAGGTCCAATTGCACTTGCGGCTTGCTTACAGATGGATGCAACAGCTCATAATGCGTTTATTCAGGAGCAAAGCTTAGGCATTCACTACAATAAAGGAAATGATCTGCTTGATTATATAACCGATCACGCTGTTTTTCATTATCAAGATGGACACGTGAAGATTCCGCAAGGTCCAGGATTGGGCATTGAGATAAATGAAGAAAAAGTAAAAGAATTAGCGAAAACGGGACATAAATGGCGTAACCCAGTTTGGCGTCATCAGGACGGAACGGTAGCAGAATGGTAA
- a CDS encoding IclR family transcriptional regulator, producing MAQVQSVERTFSILEIVAQYPSGISITALAKEMDLAKSTVHRLLGTLVARGYVQKDAHTGYYQLGVQCLVLASSLLNNLDIRSIAKDALHRLAEYAGEVVHLCIHDQNEVVYIDKVESEQTLRMYSQIGKRALMHCTGVGKALLSGFSEQAIDQLVKEKGLPSFTDTTITTKEELEQSLKTIQEQGYAIDEQEHEMGIRCIAAPIFDHDGHVVAAISIAGPIERMTKERVEGDLTRAILKESHDISAKLGYLNK from the coding sequence ATGGCACAGGTTCAATCGGTGGAGCGAACTTTTTCAATACTGGAAATTGTTGCACAGTACCCGAGCGGGATCAGTATTACCGCCTTAGCTAAAGAAATGGACTTGGCTAAAAGTACTGTCCATCGTTTGCTGGGTACATTGGTAGCTAGAGGTTATGTCCAAAAAGACGCCCATACAGGTTATTATCAGCTAGGTGTTCAATGTCTGGTATTAGCAAGTTCACTGTTAAATAATCTAGATATTCGAAGCATTGCCAAAGACGCGTTGCACCGCCTTGCTGAGTATGCCGGTGAAGTCGTTCACTTATGCATTCATGATCAGAATGAAGTCGTTTACATCGATAAAGTTGAAAGTGAACAAACACTCAGAATGTACTCACAAATAGGAAAAAGGGCTTTGATGCACTGTACCGGGGTGGGAAAGGCATTGCTTTCAGGATTTAGTGAGCAAGCCATTGACCAATTAGTGAAGGAAAAAGGCTTACCTTCATTTACAGATACAACGATAACGACGAAGGAAGAGCTGGAGCAATCGTTAAAGACTATTCAAGAACAAGGTTATGCCATTGATGAACAGGAACATGAGATGGGAATCCGTTGTATTGCAGCACCTATTTTTGATCATGATGGTCATGTAGTTGCCGCAATTAGTATTGCTGGTCCTATTGAAAGAATGACAAAAGAACGAGTAGAAGGCGATTTGACAAGAGCGATATTGAAAGAAAGTCATGATATATCAGCGAAGTTAGGCTATCTTAACAAATAA
- a CDS encoding STAS/SEC14 domain-containing protein yields MIEIANIENSSIVEISASGKLTKEDIQQVDDFFDNKVSDLEKVNVLLLLENWEGLTFKALIEDFKMIKHWKSFNKTAFVADSKYLKEDSKLESLFPSTKIEYFNLDQKEMAKMWLEE; encoded by the coding sequence ATGATTGAGATTGCAAATATTGAGAACAGCTCTATTGTAGAAATAAGTGCAAGTGGAAAATTAACTAAGGAGGACATTCAGCAAGTCGACGATTTCTTTGACAATAAAGTTAGTGACTTAGAAAAAGTGAACGTGCTGCTCCTCTTGGAAAATTGGGAAGGATTAACCTTTAAAGCACTAATAGAAGATTTCAAAATGATTAAGCACTGGAAAAGCTTCAATAAAACTGCCTTTGTTGCGGACAGTAAATATCTGAAAGAAGATTCTAAGTTAGAAAGTCTCTTTCCAAGTACGAAGATTGAGTATTTTAACTTGGACCAAAAAGAGATGGCGAAAATGTGGTTAGAGGAATAA
- a CDS encoding GNAT family N-acetyltransferase, producing MIILKGNKVILQEANDGDLAELFYWKFEEKEQAAKKWNGPYIKEKRVSKEAYRQSWKQDIIEGIPSSLVIKTGEKVIGYVGSYWVDKHTNWLETGIVIYDSNYWNGGYGSEAYNLWIDYLFASTAIHRLGMSTWSGNSRMIRVAEKLGMKEEARVREARVVNGEYFDAIKMGILRREWEGLK from the coding sequence ATGATCATATTGAAAGGAAATAAAGTCATTTTACAAGAAGCAAATGATGGGGATTTAGCGGAGTTATTCTATTGGAAATTTGAAGAGAAGGAACAAGCAGCAAAAAAGTGGAATGGTCCTTATATCAAAGAAAAGAGAGTGTCAAAAGAAGCGTATCGGCAAAGTTGGAAGCAAGATATTATCGAAGGTATTCCTTCCTCGTTAGTAATCAAAACGGGTGAGAAAGTGATTGGATATGTTGGCTCCTACTGGGTGGATAAACACACCAATTGGCTAGAAACAGGGATAGTGATCTATGACAGTAACTATTGGAACGGCGGTTATGGTTCAGAGGCTTATAATCTGTGGATTGACTATCTTTTTGCATCTACTGCTATTCACCGGCTTGGTATGTCAACATGGTCCGGTAATAGCAGAATGATAAGGGTTGCGGAAAAACTGGGAATGAAGGAAGAAGCAAGAGTAAGAGAGGCAAGAGTGGTGAACGGTGAATATTTTGACGCTATTAAGATGGGAATTTTGAGGCGAGAATGGGAAGGATTAAAATAA
- a CDS encoding DUF6366 family protein translates to MSNQTPEERRERLRQQKLKGNPSGSIHGGGIADLVGSLGWKGTGILIVVIIVGVIIYNVFFR, encoded by the coding sequence GTGAGTAATCAAACACCAGAAGAGAGAAGAGAGCGGTTGAGACAACAGAAGTTGAAAGGAAATCCATCAGGCAGTATTCATGGTGGCGGAATTGCTGATTTAGTTGGAAGTTTAGGATGGAAAGGTACGGGCATTTTAATTGTAGTGATAATCGTTGGTGTTATCATTTATAATGTCTTTTTCCGTTAA
- a CDS encoding DUF4083 family protein — protein MNWQALGSMGWLLLIFMIVICLIAFIFHSVGTFFKDNGGDNTYTPTRKERNIEQKLDRIIELLEKEKN, from the coding sequence ATGAACTGGCAAGCACTCGGCAGTATGGGCTGGTTACTATTAATATTCATGATCGTGATATGTTTAATAGCCTTTATTTTTCATAGTGTAGGTACATTTTTTAAAGATAATGGAGGCGATAACACTTATACGCCTACTAGGAAGGAAAGAAATATTGAGCAGAAGTTAGATCGAATTATTGAGTTGTTGGAAAAAGAAAAGAATTGA